A window from Candidatus Nitrosotenuis uzonensis encodes these proteins:
- a CDS encoding response regulator yields the protein MARVMIADDSDAIRLVFQDILSIGGHEIVAEAVNGEDAVEKFSKTNPDVLLLDLAMPKKDGLTVVKEIMATHSNAKIILITASDHQNVINQCLQAGATAFISKPFDFDQVLKLISDIVSK from the coding sequence ATGGCACGAGTTATGATTGCAGATGATTCTGATGCAATTCGACTCGTATTTCAGGATATCTTGTCAATAGGCGGGCATGAAATCGTAGCTGAGGCAGTGAACGGGGAGGACGCAGTAGAAAAGTTTTCCAAGACAAATCCTGACGTTTTATTGCTGGATTTGGCGATGCCAAAAAAAGACGGACTTACGGTAGTAAAAGAAATAATGGCCACTCATTCTAATGCAAAGATAATTTTGATTACTGCAAGCGACCATCAGAACGTTATAAACCAATGCCTGCAAGCTGGAGCTACTGCTTTTATCTCAAAACCGTTTGATTTTGATCAGGTCCTCAAATTAATTTCGGATATTGTATCAAAATGA
- a CDS encoding Hpt domain-containing protein: MSEEFLRVAKKEVSDDISAIGNLLKTCSTDSDVQKTASEIEKHIHKIKGLAPMMGQVEIGEVAALLDTLLKLVVSGRKIDGIYETLCSSFDTMDKKINGLDSDMLSLRSQILQVHKSVLQ, encoded by the coding sequence TTGTCAGAAGAATTCTTACGGGTTGCAAAAAAAGAGGTATCTGATGATATTTCCGCTATTGGTAATTTGCTAAAAACATGTTCAACTGATTCTGACGTTCAAAAAACCGCAAGCGAGATTGAAAAACACATTCACAAAATAAAAGGACTGGCGCCAATGATGGGCCAAGTGGAAATAGGCGAAGTTGCAGCATTGCTTGATACGCTGCTAAAACTGGTAGTGTCTGGAAGAAAAATAGATGGCATATATGAAACACTCTGCAGTTCATTCGATACGATGGACAAAAAAATAAACGGCCTTGATTCTGATATGCTGTCACTCAGATCGCAAATACTACAGGTTCACAAAAGTGTTCTCCAATAA